In the Colletotrichum higginsianum IMI 349063 chromosome 7 map unlocalized unitig_7, whole genome shotgun sequence genome, one interval contains:
- a CDS encoding ABC transporter has product MHPTPPQILSIATSALFLSLLPIRLLRLRTEPIKVVSEHRGHGKLAIAISLSVVQLATLVTTAFTPAKDDVHLVSAVASFTACVGLCPLLALEHTRSVKPSDLGIVYLLASTACDFAELGTSHYGNRTSEAVTPGIVNLFVKFVLLIAESRGKKPILRDPRGQQSPEELANILDRTFFWWINPILALGNRHVLAEENLPPMGHMLSSKSLRQQALRAWDQRAKPEGRTTLPKILALSMLPQFLAPIIPRLFLIVFRYAQPVLISTAIRYMSGSSAQSVETGHLIIAMAVVIYVGLAMSRAVYYHRLNQLKVMIRGAVVGLINNKSFSQQSSNHDDGRAVTLISTDAGNVGQAASMFHETWAQVIEVLLGTTMLAREVGWVCLVPYVIIFFCSRMSRYLAKHLQSKQKDWSMATQKRLAVTTSMLSSMKNLKMLGVATHTQSLVQDLRLQELNAAKKVRWMMVAYNASANALGIFTPIVTFVLFVLVASLKGSALDTETAFTTTALLGLVTHPANMIMSIVPQAIGSLAAFERIQEYLLQPSRNDQRLALKKTEDSPDAVSPAICVENVTIQSSPVSPPILTNISLVIDRGSIVICSGPVASGKTTLVKSLMGEMPAASGTISVSSKRVGYCEQSPWLPSGTLKEAVRGFLPDEPSWYEQVIRLCCLDEDLSALPNGDQTMIGSRGLNLSGGQRQRVALARAVYARCEMVFLDDSFSALDGKTESRIVENLFGPTGFFRRMGTTVFLVANSSTHFHLADSLVILDNGTVAYQGTWAGLTQDPEHVLKLHIDGTEKNVTEEDPQVDKNILSQSIKVYEAVSDLSRATGDVSLYGYYLRAVGLRNFLLLLVCTSSYSFFITFPQYWLQKWTAAPASQTMFYVGGYIIVSFLAWAFTNGSMWSTHIRIAPESGANLHRRLLSTIVSFSQDIQLVDRQLPPAILSISNQVFKLLVQLVLLLSAQKLMATTLPLCVVTVYFVQRIYLRTSRQLRLLDLESQSAVYSSFLESVEGVRTIRAFGWERQVEAANIRSLDKSQRPAYILFCLQQWLGVVLDLMVAAIATGLISLAIFLRGTTTAGQIGMALNIVIVANASLLGLVTSWTNMEISLGAISRLKTLEADTPKEGSPFEDYVPAGAWPSSGLVELDNVTVSYNPEAVALQDVTLKVSGGQQLVVCGRTGSGKSTLLLALLRLLDVQSGTIKIDGVDLSLVPRDLIRQRCFITVSQDAFVLGQASLRFNLDPSGCLSNDTIVAALQRTNMWSHFEAGDFPPKEIHEILESPISSLPQMSTGQSQLFALARAILRLRSLRGPPNLSGAQPDGDHVMPILLLDEATSSLDPETEVAMRDIIHQEFIDKGHTVITITHRLGGATGDMQSDRNFVALLSKGKIEKVGRVEDVLGILDSQK; this is encoded by the exons ATGCATCCCACACCGCCTCAAATTTTGTCCATTGCGACTTCGGCCTTATTTCTATCCCTATTACCAATCCGCCTACTGAGGCTTCGTACGGAACCGATCAAGGTCGTTTCGGAGCACCGTGGTCATGGCAAATTG GCGATTGCAATCTCGCTATCGGTGGTTCAGTTGGCCACTCTGGTCACAACAGCATTTACGCCGGCAAAGGATGACGTCCACCTTGTTTCTGCCGTTGCTTCTTTCACAGCGTGCGTGGGCCTATGCCCGTTATTGGCCCTCGAGCACACCCGCTCTGTTAAACCGTCAGATCTCGGCATCGTCTATCTCCTGGCATCTACGGCTTGCGACTTCGCCGAGCTGGGAACGAGCCACTATGGAAATAGGACGTCGGAGGCTGTCACGCCGGGAATAGTAAATCTCTTCGTTAAGTTTGTGCTTCTCATTGCCGAAAGTCGCGGCAAGAAACCGATTTTGCGTGATCCTCGAGGCCAGCAATCCCCAGAAGAGCTGGCCAACATTTTGGACAGAACGTTCTTTTGGTGGATTAACCCCATATTGGCCCTTGGAAACCGTCATGttctcgccgaggagaacctTCCCCCGATGGGCCACATGCTGTCGTCGAAATCACTGCGCCAACAAGCCTTGCGGGCTTGGGATCAAAGAG CCAAGCCAGAAGGGAGGACAACACTCCCCAAGATTCTTGCCCTCAGCATGTTGCCACAGTTTCTGGCGCCGATCATCCCCCGGCTTTTCCTCATTGTCTTCCGCTACGCCCAACCAGTTCTCATCAGCACCGCCATCCGCTACATGAGCGGGTCCTCAGCGCAATCCGTGGAAACAGGGCACTTGATCATTGCCATGGCTGTTGTCATCTATGTTGGCTTGGCG ATGTCCAGGGCCGTGTATTACCACCGCCTGAATCAGCTCAAGGTCATGATACgaggcgccgtcgtcggtctcatcaacaacaagtCGTTTAGCCAGCAATCGAGcaaccacgacgacgggaGAGCTGTGACGTTGATCAGTACAGATGCGGGAAACGTCGGCCAGGCCGCTTCAATGTTCCACGAGACGTGGGCACAAGTCATCGAAGTGTTGCTCGGTACGACTATGTTGGCCCGAGAAGTTGGATGGGTGTGCCTCGTCCCCTACGTCATCATCTTTT TCTGCTCCCGAATGAGTCGATATTTGGCCAAGCACCTTCAAAGTAAGCAGAAGGATTGGTCTATGGCTACCCAAAAACGACTTGCCGTAACCACCTCGATGCTTTCTTCCATGAAGAACTTAAAGATGCTCGGGGTTGCTACGCACACGCAATCGTTAGTCCAGGATCTGCGACTTCAGGAGCTGAACGCAGCTAAAAAAGTACGATGGATGATGGTTGCTTACAATGCGAGTG CAAACGCTCTCGGCATATTCACTCCTATCGTCACCTTCGTGCTCTTTGTCCTCGTGGCAAGTCTCAAGGGCTCGGCACTCGATACTGAGACAGCATTCACAACCACCGCGCTCCTCGGTTTGGTGACTCACCCTGCGAACATGATCATGTCAATTGTGCCGCAGGCGATAGGCTCCTTGGCCGCGTTTGAGAGAATCCAGGAGTACTTATTACAGCCGTCCCGGAATGATCAGAGACTGGCATTGAAGAAAACAGAAGACAGCCCTGATGCAGTTTCGCCGGCAATTTGCGTCGAGAACGTCACTATACAGAGCTCCCCAGTGTCACCTCCGATCCTTACTAATATCAGTCTTGTCATTGACAGAGGTTCGATAGTCATTTGCTCCGGACCGGTGGCAAGTGGTAAGACAACACTTGTCAAATCCCTCATGGGCGAGATGCCCGCTGCTAGTGGAACCATATCGGTATCTTCCAAGCGTGTAGGTTACTGTGAGCAGTCGCCTTGGCTACCAAGTGGAACCCTCAAGGAAGCAGTCCGTGGCTTTTTGCCAGACGAACCAAGCTGGTACGAACAAGTCATCCGCCTTTGCTGCCTGGATGAGGATCTTTCAGCACTTCCAAACGGAGACCAGACCATGATCGGAAGCCGAGGCTTGAATCTTTCCGGaggacaacgacaacgagtG GCTCTTGCCCGTGCTGTGTACGCCCGATGTGAGATGGTGTTTTTAGATGATAGTTTTAGTGCCCTCGACGGCAAGACTGAGAGTCGAATCGTTGAAAACCTTTTCGGTCCTACGGGCTTTTTCAGGAGGATGGGGACAACTGTTTTCCTCGTGGCCAACTCCT CTACGCACTTTCATCTGGCAGACAGTTTGGTTATCTTGGACAACGGCACAGTGGCATACCAAGGAACGTGGGCCGGCCTAACGCAAGACCCAGAGCATGTCCTCAAACTTCATATTGATGGAACAGAGAAGAATGTCACCGAGGAAGACCCTCAAGTAGACAAGAACATCCTGAGCCAAAGTATCAAGGTATACGAAGCCGTCTCCGACTTGAGCAGGGCGACGGGTGATGTTTCACTCTATG GTTATTATCTCAGGGCTGTGGGACTCAGAAactttctcctccttcttgtctGCACGTCGTCATACTCGTTCTTCATCACATTCCCGCAGTACTGGCTCCAGAAATGGACCGCAGCACCTGCCTCCCAGACCATGTTCTATGTCGGGGGCTACATAATCGTATCTTTTCTCGCCTGGGCGTTCACAAACGGTTCGATGTG GTCTACACACATCCGCATCGCGCCCGAGTCAGGGGCAAACCTacaccgccgccttctttCGACCATCGTGAG CTTCAGCCAAGATATTCAACTGGTCGATAGGCAGTTGCCGCCCGCCATTTTGTCCATCTCAAATC AGGTCTTTAAGCTCTTAGTGCAGCTGGTTCTCCTCCTCAGTGCCCAGAAGTTGATGGCAACAACGCTTCCGCTATGCGTGGTAACGGTGTATTTTGTACAAAGGATCTACTTACGGACCTCACGGCAACTGCGGTTGCTTGACCTCGAGTCACAGTCGGCAGTGTACTCCAGCTTTCTTGAATCG GTTGAAGGGGTTAGGACGATCCGGGCATTTGGCTGGGAGAGACAGGTCGAGGCTGCCAATATCCGCTCGCTCGACAAGTCTCAGCGGCCAGCCTATATCCTGTTTTGCCTTCAGCAGTGGCTGGGTGTCGTCCTCGATCTCATGGTCGCTGCGATAGCCACCGGCCTGATCTCTCTCGCCATATTCCTCAGAGGAACGACAACAGCCGGCCAGATTGGTATGGCACTGAACATCGTCATAGTCGCAAACGCGTCTCTACTTGGCCTTGTCACCTCTTGGACCAATATGGAGATATCTTTAGGCGCCAT TTCTCGACTGAAAACCCTGGAAGCCGACACCCCGAAAGAGGGTAGCCCATTCGAAGACTACGTTCCTGCGGGGGCTTGGCCATCGTCAGGACTCGTCGAATTGGATAATGTCACAGTATCATATAA TCCCGAAGCAGTAGCCCTACAGGATGTTACTTTGAAGGTTTCTGGAGGCCAGCAGTTGGTTGTCTGTGGCCGGACTGGCAG TGGAAAGAGTACTTTATTGCTTGcccttctccgtctcctcgatgTGCAGTCTGGAACCATCAAGATAGATGGAGTTGATCTGAGCTTGGTCCCAAGAGACCTCATTCGACAAAGATGCTTTATAACAGTGTCCCAGGATGCCTTTGTTCTAGGGCAGGCTAGTCTTCGCTTCAACCTAGAT CCTTCTGGATGCCTCTCGAACGACACGATCGTAGCGGCTCTCCAAAGAACCAACATGTGGTCTCATTTCGAAGCGGGAGACTTCCCGCCAAAGGAGATCCATGAGATCTTGGAAAGTCccatctcctccttgccGCAAATGTCAACGGGACAATCCCAACTGTTCGCGCTAGCTCGGGCGATCCTCCGTCTTCGATCTCTACGCGGACCGCCCAACCTATCAGGAGCCCAACCGGACGGTGATCATGTTATGCCTATCCTTCTACTCGATGAGGCTACATCGTCACTTGACCCCGAGACAGAGGTTGCCATGCGTGACATCATTCACCAGGAGTTCATCGACAAGGGACATACCGTAATCACGATCACGCACAGACTGGGCGGCGCAACCGGCGACATGCAGTCTGATCGGAATTTCGTCGCCTTGCTGTCAAAGGGGAAGATCGAGAAGGTTGGTAGAGTGGAGGATGTATTGGGTATACTGGACTCGCAGAAGTAA
- a CDS encoding Tyrosinase, with product MSNMSSDGTQGPVLVRGIKPEDPANLPVRLEVRDMIKDHPDQWNLYLLGLERFQNSVDEKLPLSYFEIAGIHGLPYKKWPDRDWNNKMVRVDNRFGGFCTHSSILFLTWHRPYLALFEAELYKHVNAVANEFEESERKADYVKAAKNFRMPYWDWARPDLGVFPTQATAQARVHVKRPHGKQQDFFLDPNPLATYRFRESKGDRNINRFPAVGGTIRYPGQTTSNSLVQQLTRFFAGTDQSPRGKNLTERVLFILQSYQDFGAASHNRFNPPEKPGQPDFDEWGSIEDIHNAIHTYSGGGGHMGDPTVAAFDPIFWLHHTNIDRLFAIWQACHDDPKDPSTYVTDRTAGTGSIGGNFFVKAGGAETIKTPLAPFAQSGTKDNQTFWTSEGVRYTTEFGYVYPETQKSKFPTKKDILNELDRLYGKNASLANILRNGEGDFLAVSEEFRSRAKAHLQAEKPSLKAAAAAPAADPAEQKPLSQSPAKGSADVELPRDRDLKKLVGPGNKYLEWLVNIKAEKAELGGNYVVHVFLGSPDDAIPLLYVMNHSHVGAFATFGQDEHTACKNCQEGRASGQRITGQVPLTIALAERYVAGLLESLTPDHVIPYLQKNLHWRVTLANGELQERSQLQNLLVSVVTVEVKVPGSPTDLPQYADKVTPQPLATTNRDGTGRGYGTGYDGSNF from the exons ATGAGCAATATGTCTTCGGATGGAACCCAAGGGCCTGTGCTGGTCCGCGGCATCAAGCCAGAGGACCCTG CCAACCTTCCTGTACGTCTGGAGGTGCGCGACATGATCAAAGACCACCCGGATCAGTGGAACCTGTATCTTCTGGGCCTGGAAAGGTTCCAAAACTCAGTGGATGAGAAACTTCCTCTTTCCTACTTCGAGATCGCGG GAATCCATGGGCTTCCGTACAAGAAGTGGCCGGACAGAGACTGGAATAACAAAATGGTCCGAGTCGACAACCGATTTGGGGGGTTCTGCACCCACAGCTCGATTTTGTTCCTTACCTGGCACCGTCCgtacctcgccctcttcgag GCGGAGCTCTACAAGCACGTAAATGCTGTTGCCAACGAGTTCGAGGAAAGCGAGCGCAAAGCCGACTAtgtcaaggccgccaagaacTTCAGAATGCCCTACTGGGATTGGGCTCGTCCCGACCTGGGTGTCTTTCCGACTCAGGCTACCGCCCAAGCTAGAGTTCATGTCAAACGCCCCCATGGCAAACAGCAGGACTTCTTTCTCGACCCGAACCCTCTGGCTACGTACAGGTTCAGAGAGTCGAAGGGTGACAGGAACATCAACCGG TTTCCCGCAGTCGGAGGCACCATCCGATACCCCGGCCAGACCACCAGCAACTCGCTCGTTCAGCAGCTGACCAGGTTCTTTGCTGGTACCGATCAGTCCCCTCGAGGCAAGAACTTGACAGAGCGCGTTCTCTTCATCCTCCAGTCGTACCAGGACTTTGGAGCCGCGTCTCACAACCGATTCAACCCCCCCGAGAAGCCTGGACAGCCTGATTTTGACGAATGGGGTAGCATCGAGGACATTCACAACGCCATCCACACCTATTCCGGGGGCGGGGGACACATGGGCGACCCGACAGTTGCCGCCTTCGACCCCATCTTTTGGCTTCACCACACCAACATCGACCGTCTCTTTGCTATCTGGCAGGCCTGCCACGATGACCCCAAGGACCCGTCCACCTACGTGACTGACCGGACTGCGGGCACCGGCTCCATTGGGGGCAACTTCTTCGTCAAGGCCGGTGGCGCCGAGACGATCAAGACTCCGCTGGCTCCTTTTGCGCAATCCGGCACCAAGGATAACCAAACCTTCTGGACATCAGAGGGTGTGAGATACACGACCGAGTTTGGCTACGTGTACCCGGAGACTCAAAAGTCCAAGTTCCCCACTAAGAAGGACATTCTAAACGAGCTTGACCGGCTGTACGGGAAGAACGCCTCTCTCGCGAACATCTTGAGGAACGGCGAGGGGGACTTCCTGGCTGTTTCCGAAGAGTTCCGATCTCGTGCCAAGGCTCATTTGCAAGCCGAGAAGCCCTCGCTcaaggccgctgccgctgcgcCGGCTGCGGACCCGGCTGAGCAGAAGCCGCTGTCCCAGTCTCCCGCCAAAGGGTCGGCAGACGTCGAGCTTCCAAGGGACCGCGACTTGAAGAAACTAGTCGGACCCGGCAACAAGTACCTCGAATGGCTCGTCAAcatcaaggccgagaaggccgagctGGGGGGCAACTACGTCGTCCACGTCTTCTTGGGCTCCCCCGACGATGCCATTCCCCTCCTCTACGTCATGAACCATTCGCACGTGGGCGCCTTCGCGACCTTTGGCCAAGACGAGCACACCGCTTGCAAGAACTGCCAGGAGGGGCGCGCCTCGGGCCAGAGGATCACCGGCCAAGTGCCCCTAAcgatcgccctcgccgagcggtacgtcgccggcctgctcgagaGTCTGACGCCGGACCACGTCATTCCCTACCTGCAGAAGAACCTGCACTGGCGCGTGACGCTGGCCAACGGCGAGCTTCAGGAGCGCAGCCAGCTGCAGAACCTGCTTGTCAGCGTGGTCACCGTCGAGGTGAAGGTACCGGGAAGCCCTACCGACCTCCCGCAGTATGCGGACAAGGTGACTCCCCAGCCGCTGGCTACTACCAACCGCGACGGCACCGGCCGTGGATATGGTACCGGATATGACGGATCAAACTTCTAG